In Bdellovibrionales bacterium, the following proteins share a genomic window:
- a CDS encoding DUF547 domain-containing protein, which translates to MKDRFYIFKILSLLAFLSQIFSLSTKAADFVSMTSSDSTPQAEFDHSYTKWAQVLEKYVITKGASSSVNYRELKKKEKFFDLCLAEFSKVTESQFNSWGQNQKLAFLINSYNAFTIKHVLNNYPIESVNKIGPLLESPWQIVFFSLLGKNRNLDWLRFKAIRGAFPDPRILFALNSGTVSSPPLKPDPYVAHGIDLQLENQTKLFLRDSTHNRLSKKTKTLYLSKIFSPMPWFGDDFIKEAGSINKFIAPYITDDPSLRKILSKNSFKNEFLKYDWQLNEIK; encoded by the coding sequence ATGAAAGATCGATTTTATATTTTTAAAATATTGTCCCTCCTCGCTTTTCTCTCTCAGATTTTTTCTCTTTCAACGAAAGCCGCCGATTTTGTATCAATGACCAGTTCGGACAGCACCCCTCAGGCAGAGTTCGACCACTCTTACACAAAATGGGCCCAGGTTTTGGAGAAGTACGTTATTACCAAAGGCGCAAGTTCGAGCGTTAACTATCGTGAACTCAAGAAGAAAGAAAAGTTTTTTGACCTCTGTTTGGCTGAATTTTCGAAAGTCACCGAGTCTCAGTTCAACTCCTGGGGCCAAAATCAAAAACTCGCCTTCCTCATCAATTCTTATAATGCCTTTACAATCAAACACGTCCTCAACAATTATCCCATCGAATCCGTCAACAAGATCGGACCACTTCTTGAGAGTCCATGGCAAATTGTATTCTTTTCTTTGCTCGGAAAAAACCGCAATTTGGATTGGCTCAGATTTAAAGCCATTCGTGGCGCATTTCCTGACCCCCGAATTCTCTTTGCCCTGAACTCTGGAACCGTTTCAAGCCCCCCTTTGAAACCAGACCCTTACGTCGCTCATGGAATTGATCTTCAATTGGAAAATCAAACAAAGTTATTTTTGCGTGATTCCACGCACAATCGGCTGTCAAAAAAAACGAAAACTCTCTACCTCTCTAAGATATTTTCCCCGATGCCTTGGTTTGGCGATGATTTCATCAAAGAAGCGGGCTCCATCAACAAATTTATCGCCCCCTATATTACCGACGATCCCAGCTTAAGAAAGATTCTCTCCAAAAATTCTTTCAAAAATGAGTTTCTCAAATACGACTGGCAATTAAACGAGATCAAATAA
- a CDS encoding GTP cyclohydrolase I FolE2 has translation MGQFAISREISSKETCLPDVSKLAQINQAPEFGSLCETPKMGESHGSVSRERLPDVAKHRQTAPALSIDWVGMENLEIPVLDRDETGKAQRVSARVSAFVSLDRVDHRGIHMSRLYTLLRDRLAAEVIDGAYLEQVLEDMLTTQNGLSENCRLEISFDKWRKRRALKSEEWGWRRYPVEIRLEKRGNKLSCLYLFEILYSSTCPASSALARHDLVRRLQGRFGSEDWPAEHVKKWIEDDSNGLATPHAQRSRACIELGFESGAEGLFLSQWNQWIDRAEELLQTPVQAAVRREDEQEFARLNGQNSMFCEDAVRYLFAGLKEWPEIKSLKVRVAHLESLHPHDAVAEMKWP, from the coding sequence ATGGGACAATTCGCTATTTCTCGAGAAATTTCCTCAAAGGAGACCTGTTTGCCCGATGTTTCAAAGCTTGCTCAAATCAATCAGGCTCCAGAGTTTGGGTCTCTTTGTGAGACGCCGAAAATGGGTGAATCCCATGGATCTGTTTCGCGTGAACGACTTCCTGATGTTGCCAAACATCGCCAAACAGCTCCTGCCTTGTCTATCGATTGGGTGGGAATGGAAAACCTTGAAATTCCGGTTCTTGATCGCGACGAGACGGGTAAGGCGCAGAGAGTTTCGGCCAGGGTTTCGGCCTTTGTGAGCCTCGATAGGGTGGATCACCGCGGGATTCATATGTCGCGTCTCTATACGCTTTTACGGGATCGTCTCGCGGCGGAAGTGATTGATGGTGCTTACCTCGAACAAGTATTGGAGGACATGTTAACTACCCAGAACGGTCTGAGTGAGAACTGTCGTCTTGAAATTTCTTTCGATAAGTGGAGGAAGCGACGGGCGCTAAAGAGTGAAGAGTGGGGGTGGAGGAGATATCCTGTCGAAATTAGGCTAGAGAAGAGAGGCAATAAGTTGTCATGTCTCTATCTCTTTGAAATTTTATACTCCAGCACTTGCCCTGCCAGCTCCGCGCTTGCTCGTCATGATCTTGTTCGCAGGCTTCAGGGTCGGTTTGGTTCCGAAGATTGGCCTGCAGAACATGTTAAGAAATGGATCGAGGATGATTCTAATGGATTGGCGACACCGCACGCGCAGAGAAGTCGCGCTTGCATTGAGCTCGGATTTGAGAGTGGGGCAGAAGGCCTTTTCTTGAGCCAATGGAATCAATGGATTGACAGAGCTGAAGAGCTTCTTCAGACACCAGTGCAAGCCGCTGTGCGTCGTGAAGATGAGCAGGAATTTGCTCGACTGAACGGTCAGAATTCGATGTTTTGCGAAGATGCAGTGCGCTATTTGTTTGCTGGCTTGAAAGAGTGGCCAGAGATCAAGAGTTTGAAAGTGCGAGTGGCTCACTTGGAAAGTCTTCATCCCCATGACGCCGTGGCCGAGATGAAATGGCCTTGA
- a CDS encoding transcriptional repressor: MKSESLSLPLIHGRQFSETSLPHGPEKLIHREPVGEANLRRMIRSMGIKVTLQRVTILSALIAGRAHVTAQEVFEKVHDTHPEMGFATVYRFLRKLVEAGLVTEVRVGGLPARYELATHRHHDHLTCESCTKIIEFEDPEIEALQKAVAKKYGFVLTHHLLELYGRCAICARQK, translated from the coding sequence ATGAAATCGGAAAGTCTCTCTCTTCCCCTCATACATGGTCGGCAATTCTCTGAGACCTCACTTCCTCATGGTCCAGAAAAGCTGATTCACCGCGAACCAGTCGGAGAAGCCAATTTAAGGCGTATGATTCGCAGTATGGGTATCAAAGTGACCTTGCAGCGAGTGACGATTCTGAGTGCTCTCATTGCTGGCCGGGCTCATGTAACGGCTCAGGAGGTCTTTGAGAAGGTGCATGATACCCATCCTGAAATGGGCTTTGCTACGGTCTATCGTTTCTTGCGAAAATTGGTGGAAGCGGGATTGGTAACAGAAGTGAGGGTGGGTGGATTGCCGGCCAGATATGAACTTGCGACTCATCGGCATCATGATCATTTAACCTGTGAATCCTGCACAAAGATCATAGAGTTTGAAGATCCTGAGATTGAGGCTCTTCAGAAAGCTGTGGCGAAGAAATATGGCTTTGTTTTGACTCATCATCTTTTGGAGCTTTATGGTCGCTGTGCTATTTGCGCTCGGCAAAAGTAA
- a CDS encoding HD-GYP domain-containing protein has product MSWNDIPSWANDVANSILQTVKKKDPFTFYHCCRVGMASRKLAKAMGLNEFEQAVLEYSGLFHDIGKVGVPDNILLKAGRLTNDEIEIMKAHPIKSAEIIEPLSHIPFFRFLLPGIRYHHERMDGAGYPFNLVGERIPLPARVIAVVDSYDAMSNKRPYREALSHEKVIKELVDYSGSQFDANIVKIFIEALPYFQEEKEEENLVISHVLKAA; this is encoded by the coding sequence ATGTCTTGGAATGATATTCCGAGTTGGGCGAATGATGTTGCCAACTCTATTTTGCAGACGGTGAAGAAGAAGGACCCATTTACTTTTTATCATTGCTGTCGCGTCGGAATGGCCAGCAGAAAATTAGCAAAAGCAATGGGCCTGAACGAGTTCGAGCAAGCCGTGCTCGAATACTCTGGCTTGTTTCACGATATTGGTAAAGTGGGAGTTCCCGACAATATCCTTCTCAAAGCGGGCCGCCTGACAAACGATGAAATCGAAATCATGAAGGCCCATCCGATTAAGAGCGCGGAGATCATTGAACCTCTTAGTCATATTCCATTTTTTAGATTTTTGTTGCCTGGAATTCGCTACCATCATGAGAGAATGGACGGGGCTGGATATCCGTTTAACCTGGTCGGAGAGAGAATTCCTCTGCCCGCTCGGGTGATTGCAGTGGTTGATAGCTACGATGCCATGTCTAATAAGAGGCCTTACCGAGAAGCCCTATCGCATGAAAAGGTAATAAAAGAGTTAGTTGATTACAGTGGCAGTCAATTTGATGCCAATATCGTAAAGATTTTTATCGAGGCTCTTCCCTATTTTCAGGAGGAAAAGGAAGAGGAGAATCTTGTTATATCTCACGTTTTAAAGGCCGCCTGA
- the hemB gene encoding porphobilinogen synthase — MPKLQSTKNLDFISRPRRNRKSASIRDLTQETWLSPKNFVMPLFLTEKNGAKEPILSLPGQFRYGPDLLIEKAREVLALGIPGIALFPKIPDHLKDPMGRESANPDGLLPRTVRSLKKSLPELTVITDVAMDPYSSDGHDGILSEGKILNDETLSVLGQMALVQARAGTDYVAPSDMMDGRVAYIRAILDQGGFSDVGIISYSAKYASCFYGPFRDALDSTPKTGDKKSYQMNPANRREALREICLDQEEGADLILIKPALSYLDIISLAKEVCDVPVAAYNVSGEYAMIKAASEKGWLNEKAAVLETLLSIKRAGADVIFTYWAMDAARWLAEQ, encoded by the coding sequence TTGCCTAAGCTTCAATCGACAAAGAATCTAGATTTCATCTCAAGGCCCCGGCGAAATCGAAAGTCGGCGAGTATCCGAGACCTCACTCAGGAGACCTGGCTCAGTCCAAAGAATTTCGTCATGCCACTGTTTTTAACGGAAAAAAATGGAGCTAAGGAGCCAATATTGTCCTTGCCCGGTCAATTTCGGTATGGCCCTGATCTTCTCATTGAGAAGGCTCGCGAAGTTTTAGCCTTAGGCATTCCAGGTATTGCCCTCTTTCCTAAAATTCCAGACCACCTCAAAGACCCTATGGGCAGGGAGTCAGCCAATCCGGATGGTTTGCTCCCGCGAACTGTCAGATCTCTTAAAAAATCCCTACCCGAACTCACAGTGATCACAGACGTCGCAATGGATCCCTATTCCTCCGATGGACATGATGGCATCTTATCCGAAGGAAAGATCCTTAATGATGAGACCCTTTCTGTATTGGGTCAGATGGCTCTTGTGCAGGCTCGCGCAGGGACTGACTACGTGGCTCCCTCTGATATGATGGATGGAAGGGTAGCCTATATACGGGCTATCCTTGACCAAGGCGGTTTTTCTGACGTCGGAATTATCAGCTACTCGGCCAAATACGCTTCCTGTTTTTACGGTCCATTCCGAGACGCACTCGATTCGACTCCGAAGACAGGAGACAAAAAATCCTACCAGATGAATCCTGCCAACCGCCGCGAGGCCCTCCGTGAGATTTGCTTGGATCAAGAGGAAGGAGCTGATCTCATTCTCATCAAGCCAGCTCTCAGCTACCTTGACATTATCTCCTTGGCCAAGGAAGTCTGTGATGTCCCGGTGGCGGCTTACAATGTCAGCGGCGAATACGCCATGATCAAGGCCGCTTCAGAAAAAGGCTGGCTCAATGAAAAGGCGGCTGTGCTCGAAACTCTCCTATCCATCAAGAGAGCTGGAGCTGACGTGATCTTTACTTACTGGGCAATGGATGCTGCTCGGTGGCTGGCCGAACAATAA
- the maf gene encoding septum formation protein Maf: protein MTRRVDPPLLILASTSGYRKRQLESWEIPFTAMAPQIDEETLKIQLSSLSPQNLCLALAKAKAKSLADTRPNAIVIGSDQIALFEGQILSKPGSPEKAKAQLGLLEGKTHSLLTALHVIYNQKEISLVEEVQVTLKNLSSQEIDFYLSWERPFDCAGSYKFEKMGICMIESLKGRDPSSIIGLPLMGLSECIEKLTGEKPFCLYPPPSQSSEVFFSQSSSPKGGRLA from the coding sequence ATGACACGACGGGTAGACCCCCCTTTGTTGATTCTTGCCAGCACTTCAGGCTACCGAAAGAGGCAACTTGAAAGCTGGGAAATTCCCTTCACTGCGATGGCACCTCAGATCGATGAGGAAACACTTAAAATCCAACTCTCCTCTCTCTCGCCTCAGAACCTCTGCTTGGCTCTCGCTAAAGCCAAGGCCAAAAGCCTCGCCGACACTCGGCCAAATGCCATTGTCATTGGCTCCGATCAAATAGCCCTCTTTGAGGGCCAAATTCTTTCAAAGCCAGGATCACCGGAAAAAGCGAAGGCACAACTCGGCCTTCTTGAGGGAAAAACTCATTCGCTGCTGACAGCGCTCCACGTTATATACAATCAGAAAGAAATCTCTTTGGTTGAAGAAGTGCAGGTCACACTCAAGAACCTGAGCTCACAAGAAATCGACTTTTATCTCAGTTGGGAGAGACCTTTTGACTGCGCAGGCTCTTACAAGTTTGAAAAAATGGGTATTTGTATGATCGAATCTCTTAAGGGTCGAGATCCCTCCTCTATCATAGGCCTGCCTCTCATGGGGCTTTCTGAATGCATCGAGAAACTCACGGGAGAAAAGCCCTTTTGTCTTTATCCTCCGCCATCTCAGTCATCAGAAGTATTCTTCTCTCAATCCTCATCACCTAAAGGAGGTCGCCTTGCCTAA
- the lgt gene encoding prolipoprotein diacylglyceryl transferase gives METVTHYVHNLDPFAIQFTETVGIRWYGLAYLLGFVASYLVFLYLAKRKRIELPAEKVGDFITWGAIGVLVGGRLGYCLFYSPELLWTFTSDFPFWGLLEVHKGGMASHGGIAGVIIACWFFAKKYGYSKMHMIDLTAYGATFGFTAGRIANFINGELYGRDAPSSLSWAVKFPRTLFLGQLPRSRTERFGSRLGPPLINSKSGRNRDELKR, from the coding sequence ATGGAAACTGTAACTCACTATGTGCACAATCTTGATCCCTTTGCGATTCAGTTTACAGAGACGGTGGGTATCCGCTGGTATGGTTTGGCTTATTTATTAGGGTTTGTGGCAAGTTACTTGGTCTTTCTTTACCTTGCAAAACGCAAGCGCATTGAGTTGCCGGCAGAGAAAGTGGGAGATTTCATTACCTGGGGTGCCATCGGGGTTTTGGTTGGTGGTCGATTGGGATATTGTTTGTTCTATTCTCCAGAATTGCTTTGGACCTTCACTTCAGACTTCCCTTTTTGGGGATTACTTGAAGTTCATAAGGGCGGCATGGCCAGTCATGGTGGAATTGCCGGAGTGATCATCGCATGTTGGTTCTTTGCAAAAAAGTACGGCTATTCTAAAATGCACATGATTGATTTGACGGCCTATGGGGCCACTTTTGGCTTTACGGCAGGCCGAATTGCCAATTTTATCAACGGTGAACTTTATGGACGAGATGCTCCCTCGAGTTTATCTTGGGCGGTCAAATTTCCTCGAACTCTATTTTTGGGCCAATTACCACGTTCAAGAACTGAAAGGTTTGGTTCCCGTCTTGGGCCACCTCTCATCAATTCAAAATCCGGGCGGAACCGAGATGAGCTTAAGCGCTGA
- a CDS encoding prolipoprotein diacylglyceryl transferase: protein MVPVLGHLSSIQNPGGTEMSLSADRWIEWVDHYRSDAMAHENVNAVIEKIIWASQNGKIEVLQALQNVLTPRYPSQLIQAFFEGFLVWVVLTLLWLKPRKAGVISGVFGIAYSLARIFGEQFRMPDAHIGFEWLGLTRGQWLSLGFLIFAIGYTVVAFRSDNPVLGGFCPRSSEKPETK, encoded by the coding sequence TTGGTTCCCGTCTTGGGCCACCTCTCATCAATTCAAAATCCGGGCGGAACCGAGATGAGCTTAAGCGCTGATCGCTGGATTGAATGGGTCGATCACTACCGCAGTGATGCCATGGCTCACGAAAATGTCAACGCAGTTATCGAAAAGATTATTTGGGCAAGTCAGAATGGGAAAATAGAGGTTCTCCAGGCATTGCAGAATGTTCTGACCCCTCGATATCCTTCTCAGCTCATCCAAGCCTTCTTTGAAGGATTTCTCGTCTGGGTGGTTCTCACTTTGCTGTGGCTCAAACCTAGAAAGGCCGGAGTGATCAGCGGAGTTTTTGGAATTGCATATTCCCTAGCGCGAATCTTTGGAGAGCAGTTTCGGATGCCAGATGCCCACATCGGATTTGAATGGCTCGGTTTGACTCGAGGACAGTGGTTAAGCCTGGGTTTTCTCATTTTTGCGATTGGATATACTGTCGTTGCTTTCCGGAGCGACAACCCAGTGCTCGGCGGATTTTGTCCGAGAAGTTCAGAAAAGCCTGAAACAAAATAG